In Prochlorococcus marinus str. MIT 1214, one DNA window encodes the following:
- a CDS encoding TlyA family RNA methyltransferase has protein sequence MTKKSRLDLHLLTKGFVKSRQEAQKLIRAGKVKTINGQILDKPGQEILKDLEIEVTQPLRYVSRGGEKLAEAFNQFPIDIKKRICLDAGISTGGFTDCLLQLGAARVYGIDVGYGQTAWSIRNDPRVVLLERTNIRHLTPEELFNDGDPIPDFAVADLSFISLKIVLPSIKSLLDAKRSELLVLVKPQFEVGKDKVGKGGVVRDHSLHAEAIEGVVNESKKYGWYPKGLIASPLKGPAGNQEYLLWMGDEVEGNIESEKLLNILCE, from the coding sequence ATGACTAAAAAATCGCGATTAGATCTTCACTTGCTGACTAAAGGGTTCGTGAAATCTCGTCAAGAGGCGCAGAAGCTTATTAGAGCTGGAAAAGTTAAAACGATCAATGGTCAAATTTTAGATAAGCCAGGCCAAGAAATTTTAAAAGATCTTGAGATCGAAGTTACTCAGCCCTTGCGATATGTGTCTAGGGGAGGGGAGAAATTGGCTGAAGCGTTTAATCAATTTCCAATTGATATAAAAAAAAGGATTTGTTTAGATGCTGGTATATCAACTGGTGGGTTTACGGATTGTCTTTTGCAGTTAGGGGCAGCAAGGGTTTATGGCATTGACGTTGGTTATGGCCAGACTGCATGGAGTATTAGAAATGATCCGAGAGTGGTCCTATTGGAACGTACAAATATTAGGCATTTAACTCCTGAAGAATTATTTAATGATGGAGACCCAATACCAGACTTCGCAGTCGCAGACTTATCTTTTATCTCTCTTAAAATTGTTTTGCCTAGTATTAAATCTCTTCTTGATGCTAAACGATCTGAGTTACTTGTATTAGTAAAGCCTCAATTTGAAGTTGGCAAAGATAAAGTGGGTAAAGGAGGAGTTGTTCGTGATCATTCACTACACGCTGAGGCTATTGAAGGTGTGGTAAACGAATCTAAAAAATATGGATGGTACCCAAAAGGATTAATTGCATCACCCTTAAAAGGCCCTGCCGGTAATCAAGAATATCTTCTTTGGATGGGGGATGAAGTTGAAGGAAATATTGAATCAGAAAAATTGTTGAATATTTTATGTGAGTAA
- a CDS encoding methyltransferase domain-containing protein: MQKTWSSKVKKNFNEAALSYNESASIQKSTALKLAKICSHHSIKHGLWVDLGSGTGLLAKSLEDLHPNQYVVRLDNSKKMIDQHSEKSIKQLWDLNNGLPKWSEKPNLLASSFVLHWLDNPEKRLEEWLNSLSLDGWIALAIPVKGSFPEWYEAAEKANLTCTALDLPSYDSLIRVVPKQSIFYNKIEVIKQTAKKATSLLKPMIKVGAQSSQKEQLSVSNWRHLLSFWPSSNKDKQVSLSWSIQFLLIKR, from the coding sequence ATGCAAAAAACATGGTCAAGCAAAGTTAAGAAAAACTTTAACGAAGCTGCATTAAGTTATAACGAATCAGCCTCAATTCAAAAAAGTACTGCTTTAAAACTTGCAAAAATATGTTCTCATCATTCAATTAAACATGGATTATGGGTTGACCTTGGTTCTGGCACTGGACTACTAGCTAAATCATTAGAAGATCTACATCCAAACCAATATGTAGTGAGATTGGATAACTCTAAAAAGATGATTGATCAACATTCAGAAAAGAGTATTAAACAACTTTGGGATTTAAATAATGGGTTACCTAAGTGGTCTGAAAAACCAAATTTATTAGCTTCAAGTTTTGTTTTACATTGGCTTGATAATCCAGAAAAGAGACTTGAGGAATGGTTGAATTCTCTAAGCTTGGATGGATGGATTGCGTTAGCAATCCCAGTAAAGGGAAGTTTTCCAGAATGGTATGAAGCTGCAGAAAAAGCAAATTTAACATGTACAGCTCTTGATTTACCATCATACGACTCACTAATTAGAGTCGTCCCGAAACAAAGTATTTTTTATAATAAAATTGAAGTTATTAAACAAACAGCGAAGAAGGCGACTTCTTTATTGAAACCGATGATCAAGGTCGGAGCACAAAGTAGTCAGAAGGAACAATTAAGTGTTTCAAATTGGCGACATCTATTGTCTTTTTGGCCAAGTTCCAACAAGGATAAACAAGTAAGTCTTAGTTGGTCAATTCAGTTTTTATTAATAAAGCGATGA
- a CDS encoding alpha/beta hydrolase, with protein sequence MKEIIAMHGWAGDSHQWSNWEKIFKSCDWEWQTSERGYKDISPNTPKWNHNSNQVELKRVAICQSLGSHLIDKEILHSATHVVLINSFSRFIPSGKENRPIKLALNRMMNAINTPNEAAMLRKFHIKAYKPNYLDVKSFESNLLHISDAGRLKLKNDLKLLMNSDSLPIGLNNSAKVLIVNSKQDYILANQTKEKLAEDLIHHLETVPQIINLQDEGHSMTKIKNIKKVKHWLEFDHAKNMVKQS encoded by the coding sequence ATGAAAGAAATAATTGCAATGCATGGCTGGGCTGGTGATAGTCATCAATGGTCAAATTGGGAAAAGATATTTAAAAGTTGTGATTGGGAATGGCAAACTTCTGAACGAGGCTATAAAGATATAAGTCCTAATACACCCAAATGGAATCACAACTCAAATCAAGTCGAGCTTAAAAGAGTTGCTATATGTCAATCTCTTGGTTCACATTTAATAGATAAAGAAATTTTACATTCAGCTACTCATGTTGTATTAATCAATAGTTTTAGTCGTTTTATTCCAAGTGGCAAAGAAAATCGCCCTATAAAATTGGCCCTCAATAGGATGATGAATGCAATCAATACGCCTAATGAAGCAGCTATGTTAAGAAAATTTCATATAAAAGCTTATAAACCGAATTATTTAGATGTTAAGTCATTCGAATCAAACCTCCTTCACATATCAGATGCAGGAAGATTGAAACTAAAAAATGATTTAAAACTTCTTATGAATTCTGATTCCCTACCAATTGGCTTAAACAATTCTGCCAAAGTACTTATTGTTAACAGTAAACAAGACTATATTTTGGCTAATCAAACGAAAGAAAAGCTAGCTGAAGATTTAATACATCACTTAGAGACCGTACCCCAAATAATCAACCTTCAAGACGAGGGGCATTCAATGACAAAAATTAAAAATATCAAAAAAGTCAAACACTGGCTAGAATTTGATCATGCAAAAAACATGGTCAAGCAAAGTTAA
- a CDS encoding DEAD/DEAH box helicase, translating to MTSSERDTFENEILQNNLNPKEIFPFALDEFQLKAIDSLNQGHSVVVSAPTGSGKTLIGEYAIYRAISHGNKVFYTTPLKALSNQKLRDFRNQFGSRNVGLLTGDLSLNREASILVMTTEIFRNMLYAAADRNDDPLLDIETVVLDECHYMNDAHRGTVWEESIIHCPKSVQFVALSATVANAGQLTDWIEQVHGPTDLISSDLRPVPLEFNFCSAKGLHPLLNEKGTGLHPNCKVWRPTKSHKKRGRLSKPTQPDSPSLGFVISKLAERNMLPAIYFIFSRRGCDKAVQTIASTCLVNQEERKSIQDRFEKYTILNSEGLRDDLHVKALFNGIASHHAGVLPAWKELIEELFQEGLIKVVFATETLAAGINMPARSTIISTLSKRSDNGHRQLMGSEFLQMAGRAGRRGLDSRGYVVTVQTRFEGVREAGQLATSPADPLISQFTPSYGMVLNLLQRYDLDKSKELIERSFSRYLASLDLVEEEEELSRLKEEFKKYKTFSEDIPWSDFERYEKIKSHLKEERRLLKILQKQSAETLSNELILALEFANNGTLISLKTSQLRGKVTPAVIVEKIQKGDRQSQLLCLTDENIWILIACKEVVSLYAELTCLDVSHLTTPEISRLGEIHHGDLLSNKTASIISNLAQKNDMRTAQYDLASEVLSQANLVKSLDDELLIQPAHRWGDKKKLKKYRRRMDELGVEIHEREEMLYDRSNRHWETFLSLIKVLNYFGCLDDLNPTDIGKGIGSLRGENELWLGLALMSGHLDELTPVELAGVIQSIVTEVSRPDLWSGFIPSAVADEAFNDLSNIRRELFRVQERLGIEVPILWSSELMGLVEAWAKGITWTELISNTSLDEGDVVRILRRTNDLLSQIPYCLALSRQLRNNAKAAMKLMDRFPVCEAEDITQAKDKNHEIINPATERNQSD from the coding sequence ATGACTTCATCAGAAAGAGATACGTTTGAGAACGAAATCCTCCAAAACAATTTAAATCCAAAGGAAATCTTTCCTTTTGCATTGGATGAGTTTCAACTTAAAGCAATTGACTCACTCAATCAAGGGCATTCGGTAGTTGTTAGTGCTCCTACAGGATCAGGAAAAACCTTAATAGGAGAGTATGCAATTTATAGAGCGATTTCTCATGGGAATAAGGTGTTTTATACAACCCCCTTAAAAGCTTTATCTAACCAAAAGCTAAGAGACTTTAGGAATCAATTTGGTTCAAGAAATGTGGGTCTTTTAACAGGTGATTTAAGTCTGAATAGAGAGGCTTCGATTCTTGTTATGACTACTGAAATTTTTAGAAATATGCTTTATGCAGCAGCAGATAGAAATGATGACCCTCTACTTGATATAGAAACTGTTGTCCTTGACGAATGTCATTATATGAATGATGCGCATAGAGGGACAGTTTGGGAAGAATCAATTATTCATTGTCCTAAATCCGTTCAGTTCGTTGCTCTATCAGCAACCGTTGCCAATGCAGGTCAATTAACTGATTGGATTGAGCAAGTTCATGGACCCACAGATCTAATATCTAGTGATTTAAGACCAGTTCCTCTGGAATTCAATTTTTGTAGTGCTAAAGGACTTCATCCATTACTCAATGAAAAAGGAACTGGATTACATCCAAACTGTAAGGTTTGGCGCCCAACAAAATCACATAAGAAGAGAGGACGCTTATCCAAGCCTACTCAACCTGATTCTCCTTCCTTGGGCTTTGTGATATCGAAGTTAGCAGAAAGAAATATGTTACCCGCTATTTATTTCATATTTAGTCGTCGTGGTTGTGACAAGGCTGTACAAACAATAGCTAGCACTTGTTTAGTGAACCAAGAAGAAAGAAAATCAATTCAAGATCGATTTGAAAAATATACAATTTTAAATTCAGAAGGTTTGAGAGATGATTTACATGTAAAAGCTTTATTTAATGGAATCGCATCTCATCATGCCGGAGTTCTTCCTGCATGGAAGGAGTTAATTGAGGAATTATTTCAAGAAGGATTGATAAAGGTTGTTTTTGCAACTGAAACCTTAGCTGCAGGAATTAATATGCCGGCGAGAAGCACAATTATATCTACTTTGTCGAAGAGATCAGACAATGGTCATCGTCAATTAATGGGGAGTGAATTTTTGCAAATGGCTGGTAGAGCTGGAAGAAGAGGTCTTGACTCTAGAGGTTATGTGGTCACTGTACAAACTCGATTCGAAGGAGTTCGAGAAGCTGGTCAATTAGCTACCAGCCCAGCCGATCCACTGATTAGTCAATTCACACCCAGCTATGGCATGGTACTGAATCTATTACAGCGTTATGACTTAGACAAATCAAAAGAATTGATAGAGAGAAGCTTTAGTCGATACTTGGCGAGCTTGGATTTGGTTGAAGAAGAAGAAGAGTTATCCAGATTAAAAGAGGAGTTTAAAAAGTATAAAACTTTTTCAGAAGATATACCATGGTCAGATTTTGAAAGATATGAGAAAATAAAAAGTCATCTAAAGGAAGAAAGAAGACTATTAAAAATTCTCCAAAAACAATCAGCAGAAACCTTATCTAATGAATTGATCTTAGCCTTGGAATTTGCAAATAATGGAACCCTCATAAGTCTGAAGACATCACAGTTGCGAGGAAAAGTTACACCTGCAGTCATTGTTGAAAAAATACAAAAAGGAGATAGACAATCTCAATTGTTATGCTTAACAGATGAAAATATTTGGATACTTATTGCGTGTAAGGAAGTCGTAAGTCTTTATGCTGAATTGACTTGCTTAGACGTATCACATCTTACAACTCCTGAAATTAGTAGATTAGGTGAAATACATCATGGCGATTTACTAAGTAATAAAACAGCCTCAATAATTTCAAATTTGGCTCAGAAAAATGATATGCGAACCGCTCAATATGATCTTGCTAGTGAAGTTTTATCTCAAGCTAATTTAGTTAAATCTCTGGATGATGAATTATTGATTCAGCCAGCTCATCGCTGGGGGGATAAGAAAAAATTAAAGAAGTATAGACGACGAATGGATGAACTTGGTGTTGAAATTCATGAACGTGAGGAGATGCTCTACGACAGGTCTAATCGTCACTGGGAAACTTTCTTATCACTAATTAAAGTATTAAACTACTTTGGATGCTTGGATGATCTAAATCCTACTGATATCGGTAAAGGTATTGGATCTTTAAGAGGTGAAAATGAGCTATGGTTAGGATTGGCTTTAATGAGTGGACATCTTGATGAACTAACACCGGTAGAATTAGCTGGTGTGATTCAGTCAATTGTGACGGAAGTCAGTCGTCCTGATTTATGGTCTGGATTTATCCCAAGTGCAGTTGCAGATGAAGCATTTAATGATTTGTCAAACATACGAAGAGAATTATTTAGAGTTCAAGAACGATTAGGTATAGAAGTTCCAATCTTATGGAGTTCTGAATTAATGGGTTTAGTAGAAGCCTGGGCAAAAGGAATTACTTGGACGGAGTTGATCTCAAATACTTCTTTAGATGAGGGAGATGTGGTAAGAATTTTAAGAAGAACAAATGATTTACTTTCACAAATTCCCTATTGTTTGGCGTTGAGTAGGCAACTTAGAAATAATGCCAAGGCAGCAATGAAACTAATGGATAGATTTCCAGTTTGTGAAGCTGAAGATATTACCCAAGCAAAAGATAAAAATCATGAAATTATTAATCCAGCAACTGAAAGAAACCAATCAGATTGA
- a CDS encoding P-II family nitrogen regulator, translating to MKKIEAIVRPFKLEDVKIALVNAGIVGMTVSEVRGFGRQKGQVERYRGSEFTVEFLQKLKIEVVVPDEKAEIVLKAIADAAKTGEIGDGKIFVSPIDSVVRIRTGDRNETAL from the coding sequence ATGAAAAAGATAGAGGCAATAGTCCGTCCTTTTAAGTTGGAGGATGTAAAAATTGCATTAGTAAATGCAGGTATAGTTGGTATGACAGTTAGCGAGGTAAGAGGATTTGGGAGACAAAAAGGACAAGTTGAGAGATACAGAGGTTCAGAATTCACCGTTGAGTTTCTTCAAAAACTCAAAATTGAAGTAGTAGTTCCTGATGAAAAGGCTGAAATTGTTTTAAAAGCTATCGCTGATGCAGCCAAGACAGGAGAGATAGGAGATGGAAAAATTTTCGTTAGCCCAATTGATTCCGTTGTCCGAATCAGAACTGGCGATAGAAACGAAACAGCTCTTTAA
- a CDS encoding aminotransferase class I/II-fold pyridoxal phosphate-dependent enzyme, with the protein MPAIPNSRIRKLRTWIPGQSSSELIGIDENQNQITLIDLASNDYLDLARHPLLIEAARETLETDGVGSGGSRFITGSRNIHQKLELRLSQWLDREIVLIYPSGFQANLAAVLALTDRHTPVICDRLIHHSLLVGVKASGAKLIRFKHNNLSELERLLRKSRQSTPQKQPLVITESLFSMEGTTAPIKEISKLCIKYDSKLLIDEAHAFGVMGPEGKGESFGLKEPISIISGTFGKAFGSGGAFLATDKTTGENLIQNCGAFRYTTALAPPLCASALAALNLIESNPSWGSELKEKSIALRDRLSQIGWQRPGGDGPIISIILGSDELALDYQKRLEAQGLLTVAIRPPTVPEGKSRLRLVIRRNTPVKAFESLIKVLKNK; encoded by the coding sequence ATGCCTGCAATCCCTAACTCTAGAATTCGTAAGCTAAGGACTTGGATCCCAGGGCAAAGCTCATCAGAATTGATTGGTATAGATGAAAATCAAAATCAAATCACTTTAATTGACCTAGCAAGTAATGACTATCTAGACCTAGCAAGACATCCATTATTAATTGAGGCAGCTAGAGAAACCTTAGAAACTGATGGAGTTGGTTCTGGAGGATCAAGATTTATTACTGGTAGTAGAAATATTCATCAAAAACTTGAATTGAGGCTTTCCCAATGGCTTGATCGTGAGATTGTCCTAATTTATCCCAGTGGTTTCCAGGCCAATCTGGCTGCAGTTTTAGCACTTACTGATCGTCATACTCCTGTTATTTGTGATCGTCTAATACATCATTCTCTGCTCGTTGGAGTCAAAGCGAGTGGAGCAAAGCTCATTAGATTCAAGCACAACAATTTATCTGAACTAGAAAGACTTTTAAGAAAATCCAGGCAAAGCACTCCTCAAAAACAACCTTTAGTAATTACTGAAAGCCTTTTTAGTATGGAGGGTACAACAGCACCCATAAAAGAAATTTCAAAGCTATGTATTAAGTATGATTCAAAATTATTGATAGACGAAGCTCATGCTTTTGGCGTTATGGGTCCAGAAGGAAAAGGAGAATCTTTTGGACTCAAAGAACCAATATCAATTATCAGTGGGACCTTCGGTAAAGCATTTGGAAGTGGGGGCGCATTTCTAGCAACAGACAAGACAACAGGAGAAAATTTGATACAAAACTGTGGGGCATTTCGCTATACAACTGCTTTAGCTCCTCCACTTTGTGCAAGTGCTTTAGCTGCGTTAAATCTAATTGAAAGCAACCCTAGCTGGGGTAGCGAACTTAAAGAGAAATCAATAGCTTTAAGAGACAGGTTGTCTCAAATTGGGTGGCAACGGCCTGGTGGGGACGGTCCAATAATCTCCATCATTCTAGGTTCAGACGAATTAGCCCTGGATTATCAGAAGAGACTTGAGGCACAAGGCCTTCTAACTGTTGCGATCCGCCCACCAACTGTCCCGGAAGGTAAATCAAGACTCAGATTAGTGATCAGGAGAAATACTCCCGTTAAGGCTTTCGAAAGTCTTATCAAAGTTCTTAAAAACAAATGA
- the purB gene encoding adenylosuccinate lyase, whose translation MIERYTNPEMGNIWSEQAKYQTWLDVEIAACEANCKLGKIPNSAMETIRSQASFTPERILEIEAEVRHDVIAFLTNLNEYVGDAGRYIHVGMTSSDVLDTGLALQLKSSVKLLRKELLLLEEAIRDLASQHKKTVMIGRSHAIHGEPITFGFKLAGWLAETLRNKDRLNSLEKDISVGQISGAMGTYANTNPEIERITCELLGLECDTASTQVISRDRHANYVQILALIGSSLDRFSTEIRNLQRTDVLEVEENFAKGQKGSSAMPHKRNPIRSERVSGLSRVLRSYVVAALENVALWHERDISHSSNERLMLPDTSITLHFMITEMTAIIKGLGVYPNNMLRNLNIYGGVVFSQRVLLALVENGMSREDSYRLVQKNAHSAWNQNEGNFKANLENDPEVMNSLSKEKLADCFSTELHQSNLRVIWERLGI comes from the coding sequence TTGATTGAGCGTTACACAAACCCAGAGATGGGAAATATTTGGTCTGAGCAAGCCAAATACCAAACATGGCTTGATGTTGAAATTGCCGCATGTGAAGCTAATTGCAAATTGGGAAAGATTCCCAATAGTGCAATGGAAACCATTCGATCACAAGCAAGTTTTACGCCAGAACGCATTCTCGAAATAGAAGCGGAAGTTCGCCATGATGTAATTGCTTTTCTAACGAATTTAAACGAATATGTTGGGGATGCTGGCCGTTATATCCACGTGGGAATGACCAGTAGCGATGTCCTTGATACTGGGCTTGCACTTCAGTTAAAGTCATCTGTCAAGCTTTTAAGAAAAGAGCTTTTATTACTGGAAGAAGCTATTAGAGATTTAGCAAGTCAGCATAAAAAAACCGTAATGATTGGACGTTCTCATGCCATTCATGGGGAACCTATAACCTTTGGATTCAAGTTGGCGGGATGGCTAGCTGAAACACTAAGAAACAAAGATAGGCTAAACAGTCTTGAGAAAGACATCTCGGTTGGACAAATTAGTGGAGCTATGGGTACCTATGCCAATACTAATCCAGAAATAGAAAGAATAACTTGCGAACTTTTGGGGCTTGAATGTGATACGGCTAGCACTCAAGTTATCTCAAGAGATAGGCATGCTAATTATGTACAGATTCTTGCTTTGATTGGATCTTCACTAGATCGTTTTTCTACAGAAATTAGAAACCTACAAAGAACGGATGTTCTTGAAGTAGAGGAAAACTTTGCTAAGGGCCAAAAAGGAAGCTCTGCAATGCCTCATAAAAGAAATCCAATACGCAGTGAAAGAGTAAGTGGTCTTTCCAGAGTTTTAAGAAGTTATGTAGTTGCAGCGCTTGAGAATGTAGCTCTATGGCATGAAAGAGATATAAGCCACAGCTCCAATGAAAGATTAATGCTGCCAGACACATCTATTACTCTTCATTTTATGATCACAGAAATGACCGCAATAATTAAAGGTCTTGGGGTTTATCCAAATAATATGCTGAGAAATTTGAACATTTATGGAGGAGTGGTTTTTAGTCAAAGAGTTCTTTTAGCTTTAGTTGAAAATGGAATGAGTCGAGAAGATTCTTATCGACTAGTACAAAAGAATGCTCATTCAGCCTGGAATCAAAACGAAGGAAATTTCAAAGCAAACCTTGAGAATGACCCAGAAGTAATGAATAGTCTCTCAAAAGAAAAACTTGCTGACTGTTTTTCAACCGAATTACATCAGTCCAATTTGAGAGTGATTTGGGAAAGACTTGGTATTTAA
- a CDS encoding class II fumarate hydratase — protein sequence MSNMKRLEKDSLGSIDVPKDVLWGAQTQRSILNFAIGDELVPLEIIHAIAQIKASAAQVNNHLGLINTETTKFIIEASLEIIEGKHNDQFPVKVWQTGSGTQTNMNVNEVICNIASKRLNNPLGSHDPIHPNDHVNCSQSTNDVFPAAIQIATIVTIKDTLIPELTKLIDLFYQKSKEWKDIIKIGRTHLQDAVPLTLGQEVSAWAAQLETALGRIEINLEELYPLPLGGTAIGTGLNAPKNFDNLIALDIATKTNLPFETAANKFAIMASHDGLVNIMSQLKLLAVTFLKIVNDLRLLSCGPRAGLSELQLPANEPGSSIMPGKVNPTQCEAMAMVCTQIIGMDTSVSIAGSGGHLQMNVYKPLIGYNILKSINLIQKACKSCREHMIEGIQPNKENIKEYLDNSLMLVTALTPSIGYEKASKIAQLAHEKNLSLKQASTQLNYIDQEEFDYLINPKTMIGNE from the coding sequence ATCTCCAACATGAAACGACTTGAGAAAGATAGCCTAGGTTCGATTGATGTTCCAAAAGATGTGCTATGGGGAGCTCAAACTCAACGATCAATATTAAATTTCGCTATTGGGGATGAGTTGGTACCACTCGAGATTATTCATGCAATTGCCCAAATCAAAGCCTCTGCTGCTCAAGTAAACAATCATCTAGGTCTAATAAATACAGAAACCACTAAATTCATTATCGAAGCCAGTTTAGAAATTATTGAAGGTAAACATAATGATCAATTTCCTGTGAAAGTTTGGCAAACAGGTAGTGGTACCCAAACCAATATGAACGTCAATGAGGTGATTTGTAATATAGCTTCAAAACGTTTAAATAATCCTTTGGGTAGTCATGATCCAATACATCCTAATGATCATGTCAATTGTTCTCAGTCAACAAACGACGTTTTTCCAGCTGCAATTCAAATAGCCACAATTGTTACTATAAAAGATACCTTAATACCTGAATTAACAAAGCTCATTGATTTATTCTATCAAAAAAGTAAAGAATGGAAGGATATTATAAAAATAGGACGTACTCATCTTCAAGATGCAGTACCTCTCACTCTTGGACAAGAAGTCTCTGCTTGGGCTGCTCAATTAGAAACTGCATTAGGACGTATTGAAATCAACCTCGAGGAACTTTACCCACTTCCGCTTGGAGGAACTGCTATTGGGACTGGCCTTAATGCTCCGAAAAATTTCGATAATTTAATTGCTCTTGATATTGCTACCAAAACAAATTTACCTTTTGAGACTGCCGCTAATAAATTTGCCATCATGGCTAGTCATGATGGTCTTGTCAATATTATGTCTCAACTAAAATTATTAGCCGTAACTTTTCTCAAAATTGTTAATGATCTTCGACTTTTATCTTGCGGACCAAGAGCTGGATTATCAGAACTACAGCTTCCAGCCAATGAGCCTGGTAGCTCAATAATGCCAGGGAAGGTTAATCCAACTCAATGCGAAGCAATGGCAATGGTATGTACACAAATAATTGGTATGGACACCTCGGTCTCAATTGCAGGAAGTGGAGGACATCTACAAATGAATGTTTATAAACCACTGATTGGCTACAATATTTTAAAAAGTATCAACCTTATTCAAAAGGCATGTAAGAGTTGCAGAGAGCATATGATTGAGGGTATTCAACCCAATAAAGAAAACATCAAAGAATATCTAGACAATTCTCTGATGTTAGTAACTGCATTAACACCATCAATCGGCTACGAAAAAGCAAGTAAAATAGCTCAATTAGCCCATGAAAAGAATTTAAGTCTAAAGCAAGCATCTACTCAATTAAATTATATTGATCAAGAAGAATTTGATTATCTCATCAATCCAAAAACCATGATTGGGAACGAATGA
- the bioD gene encoding dethiobiotin synthase, translating into MSTFSKKIIICGTDTDVGKTIVSSFFVQGLKGIYWKPIQSGTAEGTDTKTVCNLLNLEPKRYLSERYKFKAPVSPHWAAEQEAVVIEPINLKLPDLDELIIIETAGGLMVPLNRNWLQIDQLKVWGAPIILVARTGLGTLNHTLLSLEALKHRNLDVLGIVLNGPPHKDNPKTLEQFGDTKILASLPIFDKVNAKVLSQEWNKQQLDQKLKKYIRN; encoded by the coding sequence ATGAGTACTTTCTCAAAAAAAATTATTATTTGTGGTACAGATACAGATGTAGGTAAAACGATAGTTAGTAGTTTTTTCGTCCAAGGTCTTAAAGGTATCTACTGGAAGCCCATTCAAAGCGGAACAGCGGAAGGTACAGATACCAAAACTGTTTGCAATCTCTTAAATCTTGAACCTAAGCGCTATCTTTCTGAAAGATATAAATTCAAGGCTCCTGTCTCTCCACATTGGGCTGCCGAACAAGAGGCTGTTGTTATTGAACCAATCAATTTAAAATTGCCTGACTTAGATGAATTAATAATCATCGAGACTGCAGGTGGTTTAATGGTTCCTTTAAATCGGAATTGGCTACAAATAGACCAATTAAAGGTTTGGGGAGCTCCAATAATCCTTGTAGCCAGGACCGGTCTTGGCACTCTCAACCACACCTTATTAAGTCTAGAAGCCTTGAAACATAGAAATTTAGATGTATTAGGAATAGTATTAAACGGCCCTCCACACAAAGACAATCCGAAGACTCTAGAGCAATTTGGAGATACTAAAATCCTTGCAAGTCTTCCTATCTTTGACAAAGTCAACGCAAAAGTACTTTCACAAGAATGGAATAAACAACAATTAGATCAAAAGCTTAAAAAATACATTCGAAATTAA